From a region of the Bradyrhizobium manausense genome:
- a CDS encoding N-acyl amino acid synthase FeeM domain-containing protein, with protein MKFEAEPRASLSVRGGALFDRIDYRSIETPEEKDQLYQMRYRAYTRGGLIPPSESQRYSDSYDDAPNAKTFGVYVDGEICSSIRLHVLTSEQRMSCTTDLFGDVLHPRLDRGEVFIDPARFVASPEKAKCFPELPYMTVRLVFLACEHFNADTGLALVRPAHEPFYRRVFLNETIAAPRLFPNALAKVALMASDFRAVREKVLTRFPIMRSSAFERRMLFEQSGARSAGADLPKVASERPKLVASS; from the coding sequence ATGAAGTTTGAAGCCGAACCGCGGGCTTCGCTCTCTGTGCGAGGGGGAGCGCTGTTCGATCGCATCGACTACCGATCCATCGAGACTCCTGAGGAGAAAGATCAGCTCTATCAGATGCGCTACAGGGCCTATACGCGCGGCGGACTCATCCCGCCGTCCGAGTCCCAGCGCTACAGCGATAGTTACGACGATGCGCCCAATGCGAAGACATTCGGCGTTTATGTCGATGGAGAGATTTGCAGCTCGATCCGTCTCCACGTCCTGACGTCGGAACAGCGGATGTCCTGCACGACCGATTTGTTCGGCGACGTCCTTCACCCGCGCCTGGATCGGGGCGAGGTTTTCATCGATCCGGCCCGCTTTGTTGCAAGCCCAGAAAAAGCCAAGTGTTTTCCGGAGCTTCCTTATATGACGGTGCGGCTGGTGTTTCTGGCCTGCGAACATTTCAACGCGGATACCGGCCTCGCGCTCGTTCGACCTGCGCACGAGCCGTTCTATCGCCGGGTGTTCCTGAACGAAACCATCGCTGCGCCGCGCCTGTTTCCGAATGCCCTGGCAAAGGTGGCATTGATGGCGTCCGATTTCCGCGCCGTGCGGGAAAAGGTCCTGACGCGTTTTCCGATCATGCGCTCGAGCGCATTCGAGCGGCGCATGCTGTTTGAGCAGAGCGGTGCGCGGTCGGCGGGCGCTGACCTGCCGAAAGTGGCCTCCGAGCGTCCAAAGCTGGTTGCTTCCTCCTGA
- a CDS encoding putative bifunctional diguanylate cyclase/phosphodiesterase: protein MQLASHSGEPNQRQASPTISAALIDSLFETPAPLLTGLVFGAVAAAATALKTGATSIWACVALLILAGAIRAFDLRRYQMRKSTLTADEAARWKNRHQVGAMIQAAAVGIWCTTTLLVSDDAVAHMIALSTTTGFVAGGAGRAYGRQWIYKLQALLCFGSTVIALAVRGTPYYIVMSVLCAAFLVAVIQISANLHRIFMRALVAREREAALAGQFDTALNNMPHGLCMFGVDGQLAVMNHRFGEMMHLPEGLVEGGPNASEIIAACVGGGSISTESGSLILCEIEEGRARELLTTDPNFARGRTLSWTFQPMVGGGTVVLLEDITERTNAEARISHLARYDELTALPNRVSFRDEIERLLAHSHQSERLSALLFVDLDQFKQVNDTLGHPCGDQLLCAVANRLREMLRPEDFVARFGGDEFVVFQQNISSAEDAASLARRIVERLSERYRIDNHLVEIGASVGIALTSPEGASADTLLKNADMALYRAKADGRGTFCFFRDEMAATVEARRILELDLRKALANEEFELFYQPLVNLKSGKITTCEALLRWNHPVRGTVSPIDIIPVAEDMGLIVDLGRWILRRACMECMKWPEGVSVAVNFSPQQFHQRDVLSEIRYALEVSGLPARRLEIEITESSLLRNTQLTHDVLSQLHTLGVRISLDDFGTGYSSLSYLHNFPMQKVKIDRSFLEGIDTDRPLTLLRGVARLAADLGMSVVVEGIETNEQLELISADGTITEGQGYLFSRPVPSVRVRQLLNASHGRRPSDDQLLTIPSRSIA, encoded by the coding sequence ATGCAGCTCGCAAGCCACAGCGGAGAGCCGAACCAACGGCAGGCCTCGCCGACGATTTCGGCGGCGCTGATCGATTCGCTGTTCGAAACGCCCGCTCCGTTGCTGACGGGTCTCGTGTTCGGCGCCGTCGCCGCGGCCGCGACCGCGCTGAAGACCGGCGCAACCTCGATCTGGGCGTGTGTCGCGCTTCTCATCCTCGCCGGCGCCATTCGGGCGTTCGACTTGCGGCGGTATCAGATGCGCAAATCGACGCTGACCGCCGATGAAGCTGCGCGGTGGAAGAACCGGCATCAGGTCGGGGCGATGATCCAGGCCGCTGCGGTCGGCATCTGGTGCACGACGACGCTGTTGGTCAGTGACGATGCCGTGGCCCATATGATCGCTCTCTCCACAACCACCGGGTTCGTGGCGGGAGGCGCGGGCAGGGCCTATGGGCGGCAGTGGATATACAAGCTGCAGGCCTTGCTTTGCTTCGGTTCAACGGTGATCGCGCTGGCGGTGCGTGGTACACCCTATTACATCGTGATGTCCGTCCTGTGCGCCGCGTTTCTGGTGGCCGTCATACAGATTTCGGCCAACCTGCACAGGATATTCATGCGGGCGCTCGTCGCGCGTGAACGCGAAGCGGCCCTTGCGGGCCAGTTCGACACCGCCCTCAACAACATGCCGCACGGTCTGTGCATGTTCGGTGTCGACGGGCAGCTCGCGGTGATGAATCATCGTTTCGGCGAGATGATGCATCTGCCCGAGGGTCTCGTGGAAGGCGGCCCCAACGCGTCCGAAATCATCGCGGCATGCGTCGGTGGCGGTTCGATCTCGACGGAGAGCGGCAGTCTGATCCTCTGCGAGATCGAGGAAGGACGGGCCCGCGAACTCCTGACCACCGATCCGAATTTCGCGCGTGGCCGCACGCTGTCCTGGACGTTCCAGCCCATGGTGGGCGGCGGCACGGTCGTGCTGCTGGAAGACATCACCGAGCGCACCAATGCGGAAGCCCGCATCAGCCATCTCGCGCGCTATGACGAACTGACGGCTCTGCCGAATCGTGTCTCCTTCCGCGACGAGATCGAGCGTCTGCTCGCCCATTCGCACCAATCCGAACGGCTCTCCGCGCTGTTGTTCGTCGACCTCGATCAGTTCAAGCAGGTCAACGACACGCTTGGTCATCCCTGCGGTGACCAGCTGCTCTGCGCGGTTGCCAACCGTCTGCGCGAGATGCTGCGGCCGGAAGATTTCGTCGCCCGTTTCGGTGGCGACGAGTTCGTCGTGTTCCAGCAGAACATCAGTTCGGCCGAGGATGCCGCGAGCCTCGCTCGCCGCATCGTCGAGCGCCTGAGCGAGCGCTATCGCATCGACAATCATCTGGTCGAGATCGGCGCCAGCGTCGGCATCGCGCTGACCTCACCGGAGGGCGCCAGCGCCGACACGCTGCTCAAGAACGCCGACATGGCGCTCTACCGCGCCAAGGCCGACGGCCGCGGCACCTTCTGCTTCTTCCGCGACGAGATGGCGGCGACCGTCGAGGCCCGCCGCATCCTCGAGCTCGACCTGCGCAAGGCGCTGGCCAACGAGGAATTCGAGCTGTTCTACCAGCCGCTGGTCAATCTGAAGTCCGGCAAGATCACCACCTGCGAGGCGCTGTTGCGCTGGAATCATCCGGTGCGCGGCACGGTCTCGCCGATCGACATCATTCCGGTCGCCGAGGACATGGGCCTGATCGTCGACCTCGGCCGCTGGATCCTGCGTCGCGCCTGCATGGAATGCATGAAGTGGCCGGAGGGCGTCAGCGTCGCCGTCAACTTCTCGCCGCAGCAATTCCACCAGCGCGACGTGCTGAGCGAGATCCGCTACGCGCTCGAAGTGTCAGGCCTGCCGGCGCGTCGCCTGGAGATCGAGATCACGGAATCCTCGCTGCTGCGTAACACCCAGCTCACCCACGACGTCCTGTCGCAGCTGCATACGCTCGGCGTGCGCATCTCGCTGGACGATTTCGGCACCGGCTATTCGAGCCTCAGCTATCTGCACAATTTCCCGATGCAGAAGGTGAAGATCGACCGCTCCTTCCTCGAGGGCATCGACACCGATCGGCCGCTGACGCTGCTGCGCGGCGTGGCGCGGCTAGCCGCTGATCTCGGCATGTCGGTCGTGGTCGAGGGCATCGAGACCAACGAGCAGCTCGAGCTGATCAGCGCAGACGGTACGATCACCGAAGGACAGGGCTATCTTTTCAGCCGGCCCGTGCCATCGGTTCGGGTTCGGCAATTGCTGAATGCCTCGCACGGCCGCCGCCCGTCGGACGACCAGCTGCTGACCATCCCCTCGCGATCGATCGCCTGA
- the tolB gene encoding Tol-Pal system beta propeller repeat protein TolB: protein MNRRRFMTLTGSTLALLGSGPAFAQGRIRIDPTEFRPIPIAITNFVPGSPADGDVSNGVTQVITNNLKRSGLFAPIDQAAFIERITNIDVAPQFQNWKTLNAQALVTGRMTRQQDGRLKAEFRLWDVVTGQQLAGQQYFTSPEYWRRIAHIISDQIYEQMTGEKGYFDSRVVFVDESGPKERRVKRLAMMDQDGANVRYLTRGADLVLTPRFSPNSQEITYMEFGQGDPKVYLFNIETGQREIVGNFPGMTFAPRFSPDGQRVIMSLQQGGNSNLFVMDLRSRSTTRLTDTPAIDTSPSYSPDGTRICFESDRGGRSQIYVMAAGGGQAQRISFSKDDNNATYSTPVWSPRGDYIAFTRQGGGQFSIGVMKPDGSGERLLTSGFHNEGPTFSPNGRVLMFFRDPGGNGGPSLFSVDISGRNELKVPTPGFASDPAWSPLLSATAGQ from the coding sequence ATGAACCGCCGCCGCTTCATGACCTTGACCGGATCGACGCTCGCGTTGCTCGGCAGCGGGCCGGCCTTCGCGCAGGGGCGTATCCGCATCGATCCCACTGAGTTTCGTCCGATCCCGATCGCGATCACCAATTTCGTGCCGGGTTCGCCCGCCGACGGCGACGTCAGCAACGGTGTCACGCAGGTCATCACCAACAATCTGAAGCGCTCGGGCCTGTTTGCCCCGATCGACCAGGCCGCCTTCATCGAGCGCATCACCAATATCGACGTCGCGCCGCAATTCCAGAACTGGAAGACGCTGAACGCACAGGCCCTCGTCACGGGCCGCATGACGCGGCAGCAGGACGGCCGCCTCAAGGCCGAATTCCGCCTGTGGGACGTCGTCACCGGCCAGCAGCTTGCCGGCCAGCAATATTTCACCTCGCCGGAATATTGGCGCCGCATCGCCCACATCATCTCCGACCAGATCTACGAGCAGATGACCGGCGAGAAGGGCTATTTCGACAGCCGTGTCGTGTTCGTCGACGAGTCCGGGCCGAAGGAGCGCCGCGTCAAGCGGCTCGCGATGATGGACCAGGACGGCGCCAATGTGCGCTATCTGACCCGCGGCGCCGACCTGGTGCTGACCCCGCGCTTCTCGCCGAACTCGCAAGAGATCACCTATATGGAGTTCGGGCAGGGCGATCCGAAGGTCTATCTTTTCAACATCGAAACGGGCCAGCGCGAGATCGTCGGCAATTTCCCCGGCATGACCTTTGCGCCGCGCTTCTCGCCGGACGGCCAGCGCGTCATCATGAGCCTGCAGCAGGGCGGCAATTCCAACCTGTTTGTGATGGACCTGCGCTCGCGCTCGACCACGCGCCTCACCGACACCCCGGCGATCGACACGTCTCCGTCCTACTCGCCGGACGGCACCCGCATCTGCTTTGAATCCGATCGTGGCGGCAGGTCGCAGATCTATGTGATGGCGGCGGGCGGCGGACAGGCGCAGCGCATCTCCTTCTCCAAGGACGACAACAACGCCACCTATTCGACGCCGGTGTGGTCGCCGCGCGGCGACTACATCGCCTTCACGCGGCAGGGCGGTGGACAGTTCTCGATCGGCGTGATGAAGCCGGATGGTTCCGGCGAGCGTCTGCTCACGTCAGGCTTCCACAATGAAGGCCCGACCTTCTCGCCGAACGGACGCGTGCTGATGTTCTTCCGCGATCCCGGCGGCAATGGTGGACCGTCGTTGTTCTCGGTCGACATCTCCGGCCGCAACGAGTTGAAGGTGCCGACGCCGGGCTTCGCCTCGGATCCGGCATGGTCGCCGCTGCTCTCCGCGACAGCGGGCCAGTAA
- a CDS encoding protein TolA → MKVNVDKTLVASIALHVLVIGWGLLTFSSKAFIAPEESLPIDIISTDQLAQITNGQKTGKKEEPKPKVEKIAEAKPEEDAVGKVTEKKELIKTNSTPDTPPPKPVEKPVEKKPDPPKPVAEAKPKDEPKPQEKKPDPAKEDPIAELQKKLETKKPPPKPVEQKVAAVQPQPKPKERTFDPAQIARDLDKRAATRHELAGSALNASASLGSTSGTAANNVATWQGAFQGAVKRCFTPTYNGQDANLYEADIDIPMKLDGSLASEPVIVAVRGPSRSIAQAVAESAKRAIVQCQVYSFLPKQQYDSWKLIPMTFGLKDML, encoded by the coding sequence GTGAAGGTGAACGTCGACAAGACACTCGTTGCGTCGATTGCCCTCCATGTCCTCGTGATTGGATGGGGGTTGCTCACCTTTAGCAGCAAGGCCTTCATTGCGCCGGAAGAGTCGCTTCCGATCGACATCATCTCCACCGACCAGCTCGCGCAGATCACCAACGGGCAGAAAACCGGCAAGAAGGAAGAGCCGAAGCCCAAGGTCGAGAAGATCGCCGAGGCCAAGCCGGAGGAAGATGCCGTCGGCAAGGTCACCGAGAAGAAAGAGCTGATCAAGACCAACTCGACCCCCGACACGCCGCCGCCGAAGCCTGTCGAAAAGCCGGTCGAGAAGAAGCCCGACCCGCCGAAGCCGGTCGCCGAGGCCAAGCCCAAGGACGAGCCGAAGCCGCAGGAAAAGAAGCCTGATCCGGCCAAGGAAGATCCGATCGCGGAACTCCAGAAGAAGCTCGAAACCAAGAAGCCGCCGCCGAAGCCGGTGGAGCAGAAGGTCGCGGCTGTCCAGCCGCAGCCGAAGCCCAAGGAGCGCACCTTCGATCCCGCGCAGATTGCCCGCGACCTCGACAAGCGGGCTGCGACCCGGCACGAGCTTGCGGGATCGGCGCTGAATGCGTCGGCGTCGCTGGGTTCGACGTCAGGAACAGCCGCAAACAACGTCGCGACCTGGCAGGGTGCATTCCAGGGCGCGGTCAAGCGCTGCTTCACGCCGACCTATAACGGGCAGGACGCAAACCTGTACGAAGCCGACATCGATATTCCCATGAAGCTCGACGGATCGCTCGCGTCCGAACCCGTGATCGTCGCGGTGCGCGGACCGTCGCGGTCGATCGCCCAGGCGGTGGCGGAGAGCGCCAAGCGCGCCATCGTGCAGTGCCAGGTCTATTCGTTCCTGCCGAAGCAGCAATACGACAGCTGGAAGCTCATTCCGATGACTTTCGGTCTGAAAGACATGTTGTGA
- the tolR gene encoding protein TolR, which translates to MGMNVASSSGGGGRRGRRKPVVAEINVTPMVDVMLVLLIIFMVSAPMLTVGVPLDLPQTQAKSLENNDQKPLQMSIDINGKVFINDAEVALTDLIPKLKAITDARGGLEERIYLRADKKADYGTVAKVMGQLSGAGFKKLALVTEADQGS; encoded by the coding sequence ATGGGCATGAACGTCGCGAGTTCGTCCGGAGGCGGCGGGCGCCGTGGCCGGCGCAAGCCGGTCGTGGCCGAGATCAACGTCACGCCGATGGTCGACGTGATGCTGGTGCTGCTCATCATCTTCATGGTCTCGGCGCCGATGCTGACGGTCGGCGTGCCGCTCGACCTGCCGCAGACCCAGGCCAAGAGCCTCGAAAACAACGACCAGAAGCCGCTTCAGATGTCGATCGACATCAATGGCAAGGTCTTCATCAATGACGCCGAGGTGGCGCTGACCGATCTGATCCCGAAGCTGAAGGCGATCACGGACGCCCGCGGCGGGCTCGAGGAGCGCATCTACCTGCGCGCCGACAAGAAGGCGGATTACGGCACGGTGGCCAAGGTGATGGGCCAACTGTCGGGCGCGGGCTTCAAGAAGCTGGCGCTCGTCACGGAAGCGGATCAGGGGTCCTAG
- the tolQ gene encoding protein TolQ: protein MNPADVAQSALPVAASADVSLIALFWQAHWIVKCVMLGLLSCSVWVWAIAIDKIFLYARTRRSMDRFEQAFWSGESIEELYRTLSAKPTHSMAACFVAAMREWKRSFESHARSVAGLQMRIDKVMNVSIAREVERLERRLLVLATVGSAGPFVGLFGTVWGIMSSFQSIAASKNTSLAVVAPGIAEALFATAVGLIAAIPATIFYNKFTSEVNRQAQRLEGFADEFSAILSRQIDERG, encoded by the coding sequence ATGAATCCGGCCGACGTGGCTCAGTCCGCCCTTCCGGTTGCCGCCTCCGCCGACGTGTCGCTGATCGCGCTGTTCTGGCAGGCTCACTGGATCGTGAAATGCGTCATGCTGGGCCTGCTGTCCTGTTCCGTCTGGGTCTGGGCCATCGCGATCGACAAGATCTTCCTGTATGCCCGGACCCGGCGCTCGATGGACCGGTTTGAGCAGGCGTTCTGGTCGGGCGAATCGATCGAGGAGCTCTACCGCACGCTCTCGGCCAAGCCGACCCATTCCATGGCGGCCTGTTTCGTCGCGGCAATGCGCGAATGGAAGCGCTCCTTCGAAAGCCACGCCCGTTCGGTTGCCGGCCTCCAGATGCGCATCGACAAGGTCATGAACGTCTCCATCGCCCGCGAAGTCGAGCGGCTGGAACGCCGCCTCCTGGTGCTGGCGACGGTCGGCTCGGCCGGCCCCTTTGTCGGCCTGTTCGGCACCGTCTGGGGCATCATGTCGAGCTTCCAGTCGATCGCGGCATCGAAAAATACCTCCCTGGCGGTGGTGGCGCCCGGTATTGCGGAGGCGCTGTTTGCGACCGCCGTCGGCCTTATCGCCGCCATTCCTGCCACTATTTTCTACAATAAGTTCACGTCCGAGGTGAACCGGCAGGCCCAGCGGCTCGAGGGCTTCGCTGACGAGTTTTCGGCCATCCTGTCCCGCCAGATCGACGAGCGGGGCTGA
- a CDS encoding serine O-acetyltransferase, with translation MAEAAILASDSLWRKIRDEAQGAAAADSVFGESVASAILAHDDFAAALADLIGRRLGGGDVGCENFAAFSRDAFHRQPDLIEAASHDLQAIVRSDPAIAGLLAPLLHFKGYVALQAWRVSHWLWLNDRRDAALLFQNEASNVLQVSIHPAATIGSAVYLDHATGIVIGANVVIGDEVTILQNVSIGRGSEMPTRSPRIGRGVYIGAGATILGDINIGDFAKVGADTVVISDVPGGCTAIGNPARLTNCPEPAAAA, from the coding sequence ATGGCGGAAGCTGCGATCCTGGCGAGCGACAGCCTCTGGCGCAAGATTCGCGACGAGGCGCAAGGCGCTGCTGCCGCCGATTCCGTTTTCGGCGAGTCCGTCGCGAGCGCCATTCTCGCGCATGATGATTTTGCGGCCGCGCTGGCCGATCTGATCGGGCGGCGGCTTGGCGGTGGCGACGTCGGCTGCGAAAACTTCGCTGCGTTCTCTCGCGACGCCTTTCACCGCCAGCCGGATCTGATCGAAGCGGCCAGTCATGACTTGCAGGCCATTGTGAGGAGCGATCCCGCCATCGCCGGATTGTTGGCACCGTTGCTTCATTTCAAGGGTTACGTCGCGCTGCAGGCCTGGCGTGTCTCGCACTGGCTCTGGCTTAATGATCGTCGCGATGCGGCGTTGCTGTTTCAGAACGAAGCGTCGAACGTCCTGCAGGTCAGCATCCATCCCGCCGCGACGATCGGATCGGCGGTTTATCTCGACCACGCCACCGGCATCGTCATCGGCGCCAATGTCGTGATCGGTGACGAGGTCACCATCCTGCAGAACGTCAGTATCGGTCGCGGCAGCGAAATGCCGACACGCTCGCCGCGCATCGGCCGCGGTGTCTACATCGGCGCCGGCGCGACTATTCTCGGCGACATCAACATCGGTGATTTCGCGAAAGTAGGCGCCGATACGGTCGTGATCTCCGATGTTCCTGGCGGCTGCACCGCGATCGGCAATCCAGCGAGACTGACTAATTGTCCCGAACCTGCGGCTGCAGCCTGA
- a CDS encoding acyl-CoA desaturase yields MNAPADDQHDDIMYPSAVPFLLVHLGCFAAIWTGITWQALVICASLYVVRMFGVTAGYHRYFSHRAYATSRVFQFVLAFIAQSSAQKSVLWWAAKHRHHHLHSDTEHDTHSPRQRGFLYSHLGWIFYREHDTTDLVKVGDLAAYPDLMWLHRLELLPAFVLAGLCFLIAGWSGLVVGFLWSTVLVYHATFCINSLAHVHGRKRYVTGDDSRNNWLLALFTLGEGWHNNHHAYQSSVRQGFRWWEIDVTYYVLTILSWFGVVWNMKAPPEQVLRNEQPLGARVINRAARELAGRFDAHALAHAISSALHRADLAQLQLPTLHDILNRAHDGVDALTHLHLPKIPTREEFLAEARAMFARTRSLNEIVDHAYEHFLTSVRAKLVTVR; encoded by the coding sequence ATGAACGCGCCCGCCGACGACCAGCACGACGACATCATGTACCCCTCCGCCGTGCCGTTCCTGCTGGTCCATCTCGGCTGCTTTGCGGCGATCTGGACCGGCATCACCTGGCAGGCCCTCGTGATCTGTGCGTCGCTGTATGTCGTGCGCATGTTCGGGGTCACGGCGGGCTACCACCGCTATTTCTCGCATCGGGCTTATGCGACCAGCCGGGTGTTTCAATTCGTCCTGGCCTTCATCGCGCAAAGCAGCGCGCAGAAGAGCGTGTTGTGGTGGGCGGCCAAGCACCGCCACCATCATCTGCATTCCGACACCGAACACGACACGCACTCGCCGCGTCAGCGCGGCTTCCTGTACAGTCATCTCGGCTGGATCTTCTACCGGGAGCACGACACGACCGACCTGGTGAAGGTCGGCGATCTCGCTGCTTATCCGGACCTGATGTGGCTGCATCGGCTGGAGCTGCTGCCGGCCTTCGTGCTTGCAGGACTCTGCTTCCTGATCGCGGGATGGTCGGGCCTGGTGGTCGGCTTCCTGTGGAGCACGGTGCTGGTCTACCACGCGACCTTCTGCATCAATTCCCTGGCCCACGTGCACGGGCGCAAGCGCTACGTGACGGGCGACGATTCCCGCAACAACTGGCTGCTGGCGTTGTTCACGCTTGGTGAAGGCTGGCACAACAATCACCACGCCTACCAGAGCAGCGTGAGACAGGGCTTTCGCTGGTGGGAAATCGACGTGACTTATTACGTCCTGACGATCCTGTCCTGGTTCGGGGTAGTCTGGAACATGAAGGCGCCGCCCGAGCAGGTGCTTCGCAACGAGCAGCCGCTCGGCGCACGCGTCATCAATCGGGCCGCCCGCGAGCTTGCCGGACGGTTCGACGCGCACGCTCTCGCGCATGCAATCTCGTCGGCGCTGCACCGAGCGGATCTCGCCCAACTGCAATTGCCGACCCTGCACGACATCCTCAATCGCGCGCACGACGGCGTCGACGCGCTGACACACCTGCATCTGCCGAAGATTCCGACCCGCGAGGAGTTTCTCGCTGAGGCGAGGGCGATGTTCGCGCGAACGCGATCCCTCAACGAGATCGTGGACCACGCCTATGAGCACTTCCTGACGTCGGTTCGCGCGAAGCTCGTGACGGTGCGCTGA
- a CDS encoding DUF2852 domain-containing protein: MAYTADVNRWRGPSDQHQQYERPHMLDTPWHPGWIAVTILGFIIWWPIGLALLFFTLGSRRMSCWSNQDRWQNKMERMQYKMDRMRGRMERRGFGFGFGPPSSGNRAFDEYRTETLQRLEEEQVEFKNFLDRLRHAKDKEEFDQFMAQHKTRPTPPPTDQQQG; encoded by the coding sequence ATGGCCTACACCGCTGATGTCAATCGCTGGCGCGGCCCCTCGGACCAACACCAGCAATACGAGCGGCCCCACATGCTCGATACGCCGTGGCATCCTGGCTGGATTGCCGTGACCATCCTCGGCTTCATCATCTGGTGGCCGATCGGACTCGCCCTTCTCTTTTTCACACTCGGGAGCAGAAGAATGTCGTGCTGGAGCAACCAGGATCGCTGGCAGAACAAGATGGAGCGGATGCAGTACAAGATGGACCGCATGCGCGGCCGCATGGAGCGCCGTGGTTTCGGCTTCGGTTTCGGCCCGCCGTCCTCCGGCAACCGCGCCTTCGACGAATACCGCACCGAGACGTTGCAGCGGCTTGAGGAAGAGCAGGTCGAGTTCAAGAACTTCCTCGATCGCCTGCGTCACGCCAAGGACAAGGAAGAGTTCGACCAGTTCATGGCGCAGCACAAGACGCGTCCGACCCCGCCGCCGACCGACCAGCAGCAGGGCTGA
- a CDS encoding TetR/AcrR family transcriptional regulator, producing MSWRKEQRRAERGYHHGNLKEALLQAALGLIAEKGAAGFTFADAARMAGVSAAAPYRHFRDRDELLSSIAQRGFEQFEQRLTAAWDDGRPDTVTAFERVGRAYLAFAREEPAFYNAMFESGLPVDANPALQAASERAFNVIRAAAERLAALAPPGAPRPPAMMMALHIWSMAHGVASLFSRGDAARRKLPMSPDELLEAEVLIYLRGLGFPTDRRPAGKGAEPPPVPPEASSGSGVPPGGPWGKPK from the coding sequence ATGAGCTGGCGCAAGGAGCAGCGCCGCGCCGAGCGCGGCTATCATCACGGCAATCTGAAGGAAGCCCTGCTGCAGGCCGCCCTCGGGCTGATCGCCGAGAAGGGGGCGGCCGGCTTTACTTTCGCCGATGCCGCGCGCATGGCCGGCGTCAGCGCGGCGGCACCCTACCGGCATTTTCGAGACCGTGACGAGCTGTTGTCCTCGATCGCCCAGCGTGGCTTCGAGCAGTTCGAGCAGCGGTTGACTGCAGCGTGGGACGATGGCCGTCCCGACACCGTCACCGCGTTCGAGCGTGTTGGCCGGGCCTATCTCGCCTTCGCCCGCGAGGAGCCGGCCTTCTACAACGCGATGTTCGAATCCGGGCTGCCGGTCGATGCCAATCCGGCGCTCCAGGCCGCAAGCGAGCGCGCTTTTAACGTCATTCGCGCCGCCGCCGAGCGCCTTGCCGCGCTCGCGCCGCCCGGCGCGCCGCGACCGCCGGCCATGATGATGGCGCTGCACATCTGGTCGATGGCGCATGGCGTGGCCTCGCTGTTCTCGCGTGGGGATGCCGCGCGGCGAAAGCTGCCGATGTCGCCGGACGAACTGCTCGAGGCCGAGGTGCTGATCTATCTGCGCGGCCTCGGCTTCCCGACGGATCGTCGTCCGGCGGGCAAGGGCGCCGAGCCGCCGCCGGTCCCGCCGGAGGCGTCCTCCGGTTCTGGCGTCCCGCCAGGAGGGCCCTGGGGCAAGCCGAAATAA
- a CDS encoding YciI family protein yields the protein MRFMMLMIPLGYETAPADVQLDPERVAAMMRYNEALKDAGVLITLDGLHPPSMGARVSFSTGVPIVTDGPFAEAKEVLGGYWMIEVGSREEAIAWARKCPASANEIIEIRQVQEMSDFPPDVQAAAAGFDDLKA from the coding sequence ATGCGATTCATGATGCTGATGATCCCGCTCGGCTACGAGACCGCGCCGGCGGACGTCCAACTCGACCCCGAACGTGTCGCCGCGATGATGCGCTACAACGAGGCGCTGAAGGATGCCGGCGTGCTGATCACGCTGGATGGCCTGCATCCGCCGTCGATGGGCGCCCGCGTTTCGTTTTCCACCGGCGTCCCCATCGTCACCGACGGCCCGTTCGCGGAAGCCAAGGAAGTGCTGGGCGGCTACTGGATGATCGAGGTCGGCTCACGCGAGGAGGCGATCGCCTGGGCCAGGAAATGCCCGGCCTCGGCCAATGAGATCATCGAGATCCGCCAGGTGCAGGAAATGTCCGACTTTCCGCCTGACGTGCAGGCCGCCGCCGCCGGTTTCGACGATCTGAAAGCATAG